A window of the Kosakonia sp. BYX6 genome harbors these coding sequences:
- the ybfF gene encoding esterase: MKLNTRAQTAQHPHNNSPVVLVHGLFGSLDNLGVLARDLVQDHDVLQVDMRNHGLSPRSPEMNYPAMAQDLLDTLDANQIDKATFIGHSMGGKAVMALSALAPERINQLVAIDIAPVDYKVRRHDEIFAAVNAVSEAQATTRQQAAALMRDHVNEEGVIQFLLKSFVEGEWRFNVPVLWDQYPHIVGWETVPAWDKPALFVRGGNSPYVTEAYRDALLAQFPQARAHVIAGAGHWVHAEKPEAVMRAIRRYLTEKAN, encoded by the coding sequence ATGAAATTGAACACGCGCGCGCAAACTGCACAACATCCGCACAACAATTCCCCGGTCGTCCTTGTACATGGCCTGTTTGGTAGCCTCGACAACCTCGGTGTGCTCGCCCGCGACCTGGTTCAGGACCACGATGTGTTGCAAGTGGATATGCGCAACCACGGTTTATCACCCCGCTCGCCGGAGATGAATTACCCGGCGATGGCGCAGGATTTACTGGATACCCTGGATGCCAACCAGATCGATAAAGCCACCTTTATTGGTCACTCAATGGGCGGTAAAGCAGTGATGGCATTGAGCGCGCTGGCACCCGAACGTATCAATCAATTAGTGGCGATCGATATTGCGCCGGTGGATTATAAGGTTCGCCGCCACGATGAGATTTTTGCTGCGGTGAATGCCGTGAGCGAGGCGCAGGCCACCACGCGCCAGCAGGCCGCCGCGCTGATGCGTGATCATGTAAATGAAGAAGGCGTGATTCAGTTTCTACTGAAATCCTTTGTCGAAGGCGAATGGCGCTTCAATGTGCCGGTGCTGTGGGATCAATATCCTCATATTGTTGGCTGGGAAACGGTGCCCGCGTGGGATAAACCCGCCCTTTTCGTTCGCGGCGGCAACTCGCCGTATGTCACCGAAGCGTACCGCGATGCGCTGCTGGCGCAATTCCCGCAGGCGCGGGCGCACGTGATTGCCGGTGCCGGGCACTGGGTGCATGCGGAAAAACCGGAGGCGGTGATGCGGGCGATTCGCCGGTATCTCACTGAAAAGGCAAACTGA
- the ybfE gene encoding LexA regulated protein: MAKEQTDRTTLDLFANERRPGRPKTNPLARDEQLRINKRNQLKRDKVRGLKRVELKLNVDAVDALNELADAREMSRSELIEEMLLAQLKALRG, from the coding sequence ATGGCTAAAGAACAAACGGACCGTACGACACTAGATCTGTTCGCGAATGAGCGTCGCCCGGGACGACCGAAGACAAACCCGCTCGCGCGCGATGAACAGTTGCGCATCAACAAACGCAATCAGCTAAAACGCGATAAGGTTCGTGGGCTTAAACGCGTCGAACTCAAACTGAACGTGGACGCTGTGGACGCCTTAAACGAGCTGGCAGACGCGCGCGAGATGAGCCGCAGCGAGCTTATCGAAGAGATGCTTTTGGCACAGTTGAAAGCATTGCGCGGATAG
- the fldA gene encoding flavodoxin FldA yields MAITGIFFGSDTGNTENIAKMIQSQLGKDVADVHDIAKSSKEDIEGYDILLLGIPTWYYGEAQCDWDDFFPTLEEIDFNGKLVALFGCGDQEDYAEYFCDALGTIRDIIEPRGATIVGHWPTAGYHFEASKGLADDDHFVGLAIDEDRQPELTAERVQKWVKQVSEELHLNDILNA; encoded by the coding sequence ATGGCAATTACAGGCATTTTCTTCGGCAGCGACACAGGCAACACCGAAAATATCGCGAAAATGATTCAGAGTCAGCTCGGTAAAGACGTTGCCGATGTCCATGACATTGCCAAGAGCAGCAAAGAAGATATCGAAGGGTATGACATTCTGTTGCTCGGCATTCCGACCTGGTATTACGGCGAAGCGCAATGTGATTGGGATGACTTCTTCCCGACGCTGGAAGAGATTGATTTCAATGGTAAATTAGTTGCGCTGTTCGGCTGTGGCGACCAGGAAGATTATGCAGAATATTTCTGTGATGCGCTGGGCACTATTCGCGACATTATTGAACCGCGCGGCGCGACCATTGTGGGCCACTGGCCTACCGCGGGTTACCACTTCGAAGCGTCGAAAGGCCTGGCGGATGATGACCACTTTGTAGGTCTGGCGATTGACGAAGATCGTCAACCGGAACTGACCGCAGAACGCGTTCAGAAATGGGTGAAGCAGGTTTCAGAAGAACTGCACCTGAACGACATCCTTAATGCCTGA
- the fur gene encoding ferric iron uptake transcriptional regulator yields MTDNNTALKKAGLKVTLPRLKILEVLQEPDNHHVSAEDLYKRLIDMGEEIGLATVYRVLNQFDDAGIVTRHNFEGGKSVFELTQQHHHDHLICLDCGKVIEFSDDSIEARQREIATKHGIRLTNHSLYLYGHCAEGDCREDEHAHDAK; encoded by the coding sequence ATGACTGACAACAATACCGCATTAAAGAAGGCCGGCCTGAAAGTCACGCTTCCTCGGTTAAAAATCCTGGAAGTGCTTCAGGAGCCGGATAACCATCATGTCAGTGCGGAAGATCTATATAAACGTCTGATCGACATGGGCGAAGAGATTGGGCTGGCAACGGTTTATCGTGTTCTGAACCAGTTTGATGACGCCGGGATTGTGACCCGTCATAACTTTGAAGGCGGCAAGTCCGTTTTTGAACTGACTCAGCAGCATCACCACGATCACCTTATTTGCCTCGATTGCGGAAAAGTCATTGAATTCAGTGATGATTCCATCGAAGCACGTCAACGCGAAATTGCCACCAAACACGGCATTCGCCTGACTAACCACAGTCTGTACCTGTATGGCCATTGTGCCGAAGGTGACTGTCGCGAAGATGAACACGCGCACGACGCAAAATAA
- a CDS encoding beta-N-acetylhexosaminidase: MKTVRLSMLASAVMAMLGSTAALANQSTVDAISQFHLNYSVKDNFAAQNGVDCAKLGADWASCNKAVVKLTNNGEAVTDKDWAIYFHSIRPILEVANDQFKVTHIMGDLHKLEPTDKFTGFPTKQSVEIPIVNEYWQLFITDVLPRWYVTADKATPKVIANTDTEDLSQFVTPLGDQWKRTPDDKNILMTAEARFEKNSDVKTLNVNSLRGQIVPTPLEVKVHGQDVDLSKGVKLDLSALNGDAQNAIKARFALLGVKEGNYPLHTEISSNAFTGDEAVEGAYQLRIGNKEAVITGYDQAGVFYGLQSILSLIPTEGPMTIAALEAKDAPRFEYRGIHLDVGRNFHTKASVLRLLDQMAAYKLNKFHFHLTDDEGWRIEIPGLPELTDIGSKRCHDLSEKTCLLPQLGSGPDSNNNGSGFFSRADYIEILKYAKARQIEVIPEIDMPAHARAAVMSMEARYDRLVKEGKEKEANQYRLLDPTDTSNTAGVQFYDRTGYLNPCLDSSRNFVDKVIGEIQQMHKEAGLPLKTWHFGGDEAKNIYLGTGYTDQKKPEAGKGIIDQSNQDKPWAKSQACQVMIKEGKVTDVEHLSSYFGVEVSKLVKAHGIDVMQAWQDGLKDAKDASIFATDHINVNFWDALYWGGFDSVNDWANKGFRVVVSNPDYVYLDFPNEVHPAESGYYWGTRFSDERKIFSFAPDNMPQNAETSVDRDGNVFSAKSDKPWPGAYGLSSQLWSEVVRTDSQMEYMIYPRLVSVAERAWHRASWEQQYQAGREYKGGETHRVDVKALDSDWQRFANLLGHRELAKLDKAGIHYRLPVPGARIASGRLEVNTSFPGMVVEYSTDNGKTWQRYDDKARPQVSGEVQVRTASPDGKRFSHVDGVKA, translated from the coding sequence ATGAAAACAGTACGACTCAGCATGTTGGCCAGTGCGGTGATGGCCATGCTCGGCAGCACCGCTGCGCTGGCGAACCAAAGCACCGTTGATGCCATCAGCCAGTTTCATCTTAACTATTCAGTGAAAGATAATTTCGCCGCGCAAAACGGTGTGGATTGCGCAAAACTCGGCGCCGATTGGGCATCCTGTAACAAAGCAGTGGTGAAGCTGACCAACAATGGCGAGGCGGTGACCGATAAAGACTGGGCGATCTATTTCCACAGCATCCGCCCGATTCTTGAAGTGGCGAATGATCAGTTTAAAGTCACGCACATCATGGGCGATCTGCACAAACTGGAGCCAACGGACAAATTTACCGGTTTTCCGACGAAACAGTCCGTTGAAATCCCGATTGTGAATGAGTACTGGCAACTGTTTATTACTGATGTGCTGCCGCGCTGGTACGTCACCGCCGACAAAGCGACGCCGAAAGTCATTGCCAATACCGATACCGAAGATTTATCCCAGTTTGTCACACCACTCGGCGACCAGTGGAAGCGTACCCCGGATGATAAAAACATCCTGATGACCGCCGAAGCGCGCTTCGAGAAAAATAGCGATGTGAAAACGCTGAACGTAAACTCGCTGCGCGGGCAAATCGTGCCGACGCCGCTGGAGGTAAAAGTCCACGGTCAGGACGTTGACCTGAGTAAGGGCGTGAAACTGGATCTCTCCGCGTTGAACGGCGATGCCCAAAACGCCATCAAAGCGCGCTTCGCACTGCTCGGTGTGAAAGAGGGTAATTACCCGCTGCACACCGAGATTTCCAGCAACGCCTTTACGGGTGATGAGGCGGTAGAAGGCGCGTACCAATTGCGTATCGGTAACAAGGAGGCAGTTATCACGGGTTACGATCAGGCGGGCGTGTTCTACGGCCTGCAATCGATCCTGTCTCTAATCCCAACCGAAGGGCCGATGACGATCGCCGCGCTGGAGGCGAAAGATGCGCCGCGTTTCGAGTATCGCGGCATTCATCTTGATGTCGGACGTAACTTCCACACTAAAGCCTCAGTGTTGCGCCTGCTGGATCAAATGGCGGCGTACAAGCTGAACAAATTCCACTTCCATCTTACGGATGACGAAGGCTGGCGTATCGAAATCCCAGGCCTGCCGGAACTGACCGACATCGGCAGTAAACGCTGCCACGACCTGAGTGAGAAAACCTGCCTGTTGCCACAATTGGGATCCGGGCCAGATAGCAATAACAATGGCAGCGGCTTCTTCAGCCGGGCTGATTACATTGAGATCCTGAAATATGCCAAAGCGCGACAGATTGAAGTGATCCCGGAAATCGATATGCCTGCGCATGCGCGTGCCGCGGTGATGTCGATGGAAGCGCGTTACGACCGCCTGGTGAAAGAGGGCAAAGAGAAAGAGGCGAATCAATACCGCCTGCTTGATCCGACCGATACCTCCAACACCGCTGGTGTACAGTTCTATGACCGTACCGGCTATCTGAACCCGTGCCTCGATTCGTCACGCAACTTTGTTGATAAAGTGATTGGCGAAATTCAGCAGATGCATAAAGAAGCCGGTTTACCGCTGAAAACATGGCATTTTGGTGGTGATGAAGCGAAAAACATCTATCTGGGCACCGGCTACACCGATCAGAAAAAACCGGAAGCGGGCAAAGGCATCATCGATCAGAGCAATCAGGATAAGCCGTGGGCGAAATCCCAGGCCTGCCAGGTGATGATCAAAGAAGGGAAGGTGACTGATGTTGAGCATCTTTCCAGCTATTTTGGCGTTGAGGTCAGCAAGCTGGTGAAAGCCCACGGCATTGACGTGATGCAAGCGTGGCAGGACGGCTTGAAAGATGCCAAAGACGCGTCAATATTTGCCACCGATCATATCAACGTGAACTTCTGGGATGCCCTTTACTGGGGCGGTTTCGATTCGGTCAATGACTGGGCGAACAAAGGGTTCCGCGTGGTGGTCTCCAACCCGGACTACGTTTATCTCGACTTCCCGAACGAAGTTCACCCGGCGGAAAGCGGCTATTACTGGGGCACGCGCTTTAGCGATGAGCGTAAAATCTTTAGTTTCGCGCCGGACAACATGCCGCAGAACGCAGAAACCTCTGTTGATCGTGATGGCAACGTGTTTAGTGCGAAATCCGATAAACCGTGGCCGGGCGCTTATGGTCTTTCCTCGCAGTTATGGAGCGAAGTCGTACGCACCGACTCTCAGATGGAGTACATGATCTATCCGCGTCTGGTTTCTGTCGCCGAACGTGCATGGCATCGCGCAAGCTGGGAACAGCAATATCAAGCGGGTCGTGAATACAAAGGCGGCGAAACACATCGGGTGGATGTGAAAGCGCTCGACAGCGACTGGCAGCGTTTTGCAAACCTGTTAGGTCACCGCGAACTGGCGAAACTGGATAAAGCGGGCATTCATTATCGTTTACCAGTACCGGGCGCGCGCATTGCCAGCGGAAGGCTTGAAGTGAACACCAGCTTCCCGGGAATGGTGGTTGAGTATTCAACTGACAACGGGAAAACCTGGCAGCGCTACGACGATAAAGCACGTCCGCAGGTGAGCGGGGAAGTGCAGGTTCGTACCGCCAGCCCGGACGGCAAGCGCTTCAGCCATGTCGATGGCGTAAAAGCGTAA
- the chiP gene encoding chitoporin ChiP, translating to MLTFYGKRSALALAIAGVTAMSGWTVSGQAHAAGFIDDSTLTGGIYYWQRERDRKDILENKYKTNLAHSTWNANLDFQSGYAADMFGLDIAAFTAIEMAENGDSGHPNEIAFSSSNKAYKEDWSGDKSGVSLYKAAAKFKYGPVWARAGYIQPTGQTLLAPHWSFMPGTYQGAEAGANYDYGDAGALSFSYMWTNEYKSPWHIEMDKFYQNDRKTKVDYLHSLGAKYDFKNDLILEAAFGQAEGYVDQYFAKASYKFDVAGSPLSTSYQFYGTRDKVSDGGVNDIYDGTAWLQALTFGYKVGQVDLRLEGTWVKADGQQGFFLQRMTPTYASSNGRLDIWWDNRSDFNADGEKALFFGAMYDLKNWNLPGWTVGASYAYAWDAKPADMATPDAYYDPNYRLKESSYSLDAMYTIQDGRAKGTMFKLHFTQYDNHSDIPSYGGGYGNIFQDERDVKFMVIAPFTLF from the coding sequence ATGCTTACGTTTTATGGCAAGCGGAGTGCGCTGGCATTGGCAATCGCCGGTGTTACAGCAATGTCAGGATGGACTGTATCTGGGCAGGCTCATGCTGCGGGTTTTATCGATGATTCCACGCTTACAGGCGGTATTTATTACTGGCAGCGTGAACGTGACCGCAAAGATATTCTGGAAAATAAATATAAAACCAACCTGGCACATTCAACCTGGAACGCGAATCTGGATTTCCAGTCCGGCTATGCTGCGGATATGTTTGGGCTGGATATTGCCGCTTTCACCGCTATCGAAATGGCAGAAAATGGCGATAGCGGGCATCCAAATGAAATTGCTTTCTCCTCCAGCAATAAAGCTTACAAAGAAGACTGGTCGGGGGATAAAAGCGGTGTCAGCTTGTATAAAGCGGCGGCGAAATTTAAATATGGCCCGGTTTGGGCGCGCGCCGGTTATATCCAACCAACCGGTCAAACATTGTTAGCGCCGCACTGGAGTTTTATGCCGGGCACGTATCAGGGCGCGGAAGCCGGGGCGAATTATGATTACGGCGATGCGGGTGCGCTGAGCTTCTCCTACATGTGGACCAACGAATACAAATCGCCGTGGCATATCGAAATGGACAAGTTCTATCAAAACGATAGAAAGACCAAAGTCGACTATTTGCACTCGCTGGGCGCGAAGTATGACTTCAAAAACGATTTGATTCTCGAAGCGGCTTTCGGTCAGGCAGAAGGTTATGTTGATCAGTACTTTGCGAAAGCCAGTTACAAATTTGATGTTGCAGGCAGCCCGCTGAGCACCAGCTATCAGTTCTATGGTACCCGCGACAAAGTCAGCGATGGCGGCGTGAATGATATCTACGACGGTACGGCCTGGTTGCAAGCGCTGACCTTCGGTTACAAAGTCGGTCAGGTTGATCTCCGCCTCGAAGGCACATGGGTGAAAGCGGACGGCCAGCAGGGCTTTTTCTTGCAACGTATGACGCCAACTTACGCATCTTCCAATGGTCGCCTGGATATCTGGTGGGATAACCGTTCAGACTTCAACGCCGACGGTGAAAAAGCGCTGTTCTTCGGTGCGATGTACGATCTGAAAAACTGGAACCTGCCTGGCTGGACGGTCGGTGCCTCTTATGCCTATGCCTGGGATGCGAAACCGGCGGATATGGCAACACCGGATGCTTATTACGACCCGAATTACCGCCTCAAAGAATCCTCTTACAGCCTGGATGCGATGTACACCATCCAGGATGGTCGCGCGAAAGGCACGATGTTCAAACTGCACTTCACTCAGTACGACAACCATTCCGACATCCCGAGCTACGGCGGTGGCTACGGCAACATCTTCCAGGATGAGCGCGACGTGAAATTTATGGTTATCGCACCGTTTACTCTCTTCTAA
- the glnS gene encoding glutamine--tRNA ligase: MSEAEARPTNFIRQIIDEDLASGKHTTVHTRFPPEPNGYLHIGHAKSICLNFGIAQDYQGQCNLRFDDTNPVKEDIEYVESIKNDVQWLGFNWSGDICYSSDYFDQLHQYAIELINKGLAYVDELSADEIREYRGTLTQPGKNSPYRDRSVEENLAQFEKMRAGGFEEGKACLRAKIDMASPFIVMRDPVLYRIKFAEHHQTGNKWCIYPMYDFTHCISDALEGITHSLCTLEFQDNRRLYDWVLDNITIPVHPRQYEFSRLNLEYTVMSKRKLNLLVTDKHVEGWDDPRMPTISGLRRRGYTAGSIREFCKRIGVTKQDNTIEMASLESCIREDLNENAPRAMAVIDPVKLVIENYPQGSSEIVTMPNHPNKPEMGTREVPFSGEIWIDRADFREEANKQYKRLVLGKEVRLRNAYVIKAEHVEKDAEGNITTIFCSYDAETLSKDPADGRKVKGVIHWVSAQHAMPVEIRLYDRLFSIPNPGAAEDFLATINPESLVVKQGFAEPSLKDAEAGKAYQFEREGYFCLDSRYATASKAVFNRTVGLRDTWAKIGD; encoded by the coding sequence ATGAGTGAGGCTGAAGCCCGCCCGACTAACTTTATCCGCCAGATCATTGATGAAGATCTGGCCAGTGGTAAACACACCACCGTCCATACCCGTTTTCCACCGGAGCCGAATGGCTATTTGCACATTGGCCACGCGAAATCCATCTGCCTGAACTTCGGCATCGCGCAAGATTACCAGGGCCAGTGCAACCTGCGTTTCGATGACACCAACCCGGTGAAAGAAGATATCGAATACGTTGAATCCATTAAAAACGACGTGCAATGGTTGGGCTTCAACTGGTCTGGCGACATCTGCTACTCCTCTGATTATTTCGATCAACTGCATCAGTACGCCATTGAGCTGATTAACAAAGGCCTGGCCTATGTTGACGAACTTTCTGCGGATGAAATTCGCGAATACCGCGGCACGCTGACTCAGCCGGGTAAAAACAGCCCGTATCGCGATCGCAGCGTGGAAGAGAACCTGGCGCAGTTTGAAAAAATGCGCGCTGGCGGTTTCGAAGAAGGTAAAGCGTGCCTGCGTGCAAAAATCGATATGGCTTCACCGTTTATCGTGATGCGCGATCCGGTGCTGTACCGTATTAAATTTGCCGAGCACCATCAGACCGGCAACAAGTGGTGCATCTACCCGATGTATGACTTCACCCACTGCATCAGCGATGCGCTGGAAGGCATTACGCACTCTCTGTGTACGCTGGAATTCCAGGACAACCGCCGTCTTTACGACTGGGTGCTGGATAACATCACGATCCCGGTTCACCCGCGCCAGTACGAATTTTCACGTCTGAATCTCGAATACACCGTGATGTCCAAACGCAAGCTGAACCTGCTGGTGACCGATAAGCACGTTGAAGGCTGGGATGACCCGCGTATGCCGACCATCTCTGGCCTGCGCCGTCGTGGTTATACCGCCGGTTCCATTCGTGAGTTCTGCAAGCGCATCGGCGTGACTAAGCAGGACAACACCATTGAAATGGCGTCGCTGGAGTCTTGCATTCGCGAAGATCTGAACGAAAACGCGCCGCGCGCAATGGCGGTTATCGATCCGGTGAAACTGGTTATCGAAAACTACCCGCAGGGCAGCAGCGAAATCGTTACCATGCCGAACCATCCGAACAAACCCGAAATGGGCACCCGTGAAGTGCCGTTTAGCGGTGAAATTTGGATCGATCGCGCAGATTTCCGTGAAGAAGCGAACAAGCAGTACAAACGTCTGGTGCTGGGCAAAGAAGTTCGTCTGCGTAATGCATACGTCATCAAAGCCGAACATGTGGAGAAAGACGCCGAAGGCAATATCACCACCATTTTCTGTTCGTACGACGCGGAAACCTTGAGCAAAGATCCGGCTGATGGCCGCAAAGTGAAAGGCGTGATTCACTGGGTTAGCGCGCAGCATGCAATGCCGGTTGAAATCCGTCTGTATGATCGCCTGTTCAGCATTCCGAATCCGGGCGCGGCGGAGGATTTCCTCGCAACCATTAACCCGGAATCGCTAGTTGTCAAACAGGGCTTCGCCGAACCGTCGCTGAAAGACGCCGAAGCGGGCAAAGCGTATCAGTTTGAGCGTGAAGGTTACTTCTGCCTGGACAGCCGTTATGCAACCGCTTCCAAAGCTGTGTTCAACCGTACGGTTGGCCTGCGTGATACCTGGGCGAAAATCGGCGACTAA
- the nagE gene encoding N-acetylglucosamine-specific PTS transporter subunit IIBC, translating into MSILGYLQKIGRALMVPVATLPAAAILMGVGYWIDPVGWGGENALAAFFIQSGSAIIDNMGVLFAVGVAYGMSKDKDGAAALAGFVGFLVLTTLCSPAAVAMIQKIPADQVPAAFGKIKNQFVGILVGIIAAELYNRFSNVELPKALSFFSGRRLVPILTSFVMIVVAFIMMFIWPVVFSGLVGFGEYIQKMGSIGAGVYAFFNRLLIPVGLHHALNSVFWFDVAGINDIPNFLGGAQSIEAGKAVVGITGRYQAGFFPIMMFGLPGAALAIYQCARPENKAKVLGIMMAGAFAAFFTGITEPLEFSFMFVAPVLYVIHAVLTGISVFIAASMHWIAGFGFSAGLVDMVLSSRNPLATQWWMLIPQGLVFFVIYYVVFRFAIVKFNMMTPGRELAVAGDESDGQDVNLSGSSEQDVSGLARQYIAAVGGSANLTGIDACITRLRLNVNDSSLVNEALAKRLGATGVIRLNKTSVQIIVGFVAEKIANAMKTAGDVPAAASAAPAAAPAAAVKPQAVPNAAVIAELVSPVTGEVVALDDVPDEAFASKAVGDGVAVKPTEKVVVSPAAGTIVKIFNTNHAFCLETEKGAEIVVHMGIDTVALGGQGFTRLVEEGAEVVAGQPVLEMDLEYLNANARSMISPVVVSNIDDFSGLVIKAQGQVVAGQTPLYDIKG; encoded by the coding sequence GTGAGTATTCTAGGTTATTTGCAAAAAATCGGCCGTGCGCTGATGGTGCCTGTCGCCACCTTGCCCGCAGCGGCAATTCTCATGGGGGTCGGGTATTGGATTGACCCGGTTGGTTGGGGTGGTGAAAACGCGTTGGCAGCGTTCTTCATTCAGTCTGGCTCCGCCATTATCGATAACATGGGTGTGCTGTTCGCGGTGGGTGTCGCTTACGGTATGTCCAAAGACAAAGACGGTGCCGCCGCGCTGGCAGGCTTCGTTGGCTTCCTCGTATTAACCACGCTCTGCTCACCTGCCGCCGTTGCCATGATTCAAAAAATCCCTGCGGATCAGGTGCCAGCTGCTTTCGGTAAAATCAAAAACCAGTTCGTCGGTATTCTGGTGGGGATTATCGCTGCAGAGCTTTATAACCGTTTCAGCAATGTTGAGCTGCCGAAAGCGCTCTCCTTCTTTAGCGGTCGCCGTCTGGTGCCGATCCTCACTTCGTTTGTGATGATCGTGGTGGCTTTCATCATGATGTTTATCTGGCCGGTAGTGTTCAGCGGCCTGGTTGGTTTTGGTGAATACATCCAGAAAATGGGCTCAATCGGCGCGGGCGTATATGCCTTCTTTAACCGTCTGCTGATCCCGGTCGGTCTGCACCATGCGCTGAACTCCGTGTTCTGGTTCGATGTAGCGGGCATTAACGATATCCCTAACTTCCTGGGCGGCGCGCAATCTATTGAAGCCGGTAAAGCGGTAGTAGGTATCACCGGTCGTTATCAGGCAGGTTTCTTCCCGATCATGATGTTTGGTCTGCCGGGGGCGGCGCTGGCGATTTACCAGTGCGCCCGTCCGGAAAATAAAGCCAAAGTGCTGGGTATCATGATGGCTGGCGCCTTCGCTGCCTTCTTTACGGGGATCACCGAACCGCTGGAGTTCTCCTTTATGTTCGTAGCGCCAGTGCTGTATGTGATCCACGCGGTACTGACCGGTATCTCTGTCTTTATCGCGGCGAGCATGCACTGGATTGCCGGTTTCGGCTTTAGTGCGGGCCTGGTGGATATGGTGCTCTCTTCGCGTAACCCGCTGGCGACCCAGTGGTGGATGCTTATCCCGCAGGGTCTGGTGTTCTTCGTCATCTATTATGTGGTGTTCCGTTTCGCCATCGTCAAATTCAATATGATGACGCCGGGCCGTGAACTTGCCGTTGCGGGTGATGAATCCGATGGTCAGGACGTGAACCTCAGTGGGTCTTCGGAACAAGATGTCAGCGGTCTGGCGCGTCAGTACATCGCTGCTGTTGGCGGTTCCGCTAACCTGACCGGTATTGATGCTTGCATCACACGTCTGCGTCTGAACGTCAACGACTCTTCGCTGGTCAATGAAGCGCTGGCGAAGCGCCTTGGCGCGACGGGGGTTATTCGCCTGAACAAAACCAGCGTGCAGATTATCGTCGGCTTTGTGGCAGAGAAAATTGCTAATGCGATGAAAACTGCCGGTGATGTTCCGGCTGCGGCCAGCGCGGCACCAGCCGCCGCACCGGCAGCTGCGGTAAAGCCTCAGGCGGTACCGAACGCGGCAGTGATCGCTGAGTTGGTATCGCCGGTGACAGGTGAAGTCGTTGCGCTGGATGACGTGCCGGATGAGGCATTTGCCAGCAAAGCGGTAGGTGACGGTGTGGCGGTGAAACCGACGGAGAAAGTCGTGGTTTCCCCGGCAGCAGGCACCATCGTCAAAATCTTCAACACCAACCATGCTTTCTGTCTGGAAACCGAAAAAGGCGCGGAAATCGTTGTTCATATGGGCATTGATACCGTCGCGCTAGGCGGACAGGGCTTTACGCGTCTGGTGGAAGAAGGCGCAGAAGTGGTCGCGGGTCAGCCGGTCCTCGAAATGGATCTGGAGTACCTCAACGCCAATGCCCGTTCGATGATTAGCCCGGTGGTGGTCAGCAATATCGACGACTTTAGCGGCCTGGTGATCAAGGCGCAGGGTCAGGTTGTTGCAGGCCAGACACCGCTGTACGACATTAAAGGCTAA